The DNA window AAACCGTGGGTGGCTACCACCGTTTATGAGGATATTAGCTTTAAACGTAAAATCCTGTAGGCTCCCACGGTTTACGTTTATATTACTATATAAACATAATCCGCTGAAGATGAGCACGGATCAtttggaaggaaaaaaaatatgcaaCCTTCGTAGTTGGGAGAGTTTGAGAGAGAGGGTTGGAGGATTTGGTGGGGTTTGGGTTGTGGAATCATAGAGGATGAAGATCGCTTATACCGACTAAATGGCGTTGCTCATGTGGCTGGATCTATTGATGATGAGGTTAGTCATTATTGTTAATATTATTctcattatttatataattaatattattttttcattattaatgtAGTCAATTTTCTTTATTAGCATTGTTtggataattaatttattatttagattattaattttgttactgTTATGATACTCGTAGTTATCAGTATtacctttatttttattagtaccTGTAGCTGTTAGTCTCATAAATGCTGTTATTCGTAGTAGAGTTATTGTTGTTGGTATTGTTATCATTATTTTGCCTTTCGTGATCTTTCTTACTATAATCTAAAAGGTGGAaaacatatgtatatatttaattaaattttttttctaaatgtaATAAGATTTGTTTAGTATTGGTCGTATGTTGAGGGGTTTCTTTACCTACATATTGCAGCCCACTAGGGTTATTAGTGGCGTGAGGAGGCAACAGAATATGCCTTTACACGAGCGGATCATGCCGTACCTGGAGACTGCCGGGTTGTATCATTTGGCTAGGCTGAACAGTCACTGGTTCTAGGTTGACGAGCCTCTACTCAGCGCATTTATTAAGCGGTGGCGTCCTGAAATGCACACCTTCCACATGCCATTTGGTGAGTGCACTATCACGTTGCAAGATGTGGCATATCAGCTTGGTTTGCCGATCGATGGGGAGCCTGTCAGTGGGTGCCTGACTGACTTTGAGAATCTGATGGAACATGGTAGACCGGCATGGGACTGGTTTCGCGATTTGTTTGGCGAGTTACCTCCGCAGAATAAGGTAAAGCAGATGACAGTGTGCTACACATGGTTCCATGAGAGGTTTCGGGTTCTCCCAGCAGATGCTAGCGAGGAGACCGTGCGTATATACGCGCGAGCTTATATTGTGATGATGTTGTCCTCTCAGTTGTTCGCGGACAAGAACGCGAACCGGGTCCACCTTCGCTGGTTGCCTTATTTGGCGTCGTTGGACGAGTTCGGGAGATACAGCTGGGGTTCGGCGGCACTGGCCTGGTTGTACAGATGTCTCTGTCGTGGGACAAACAGAAATGTTGTTAACTTGGCCAGGCCACTACagcttcttcagtcttggattttctggaggttTTCCAGTTTGTGACCTAGTGGTTTTCATGGATTCGGGTTTCCGCTTGCATCGAGGTAGCGTTTAATAATTTTGGTTTCATTACTTGTTCAACAAGCTATTTACTTCTTTTTGATGACATCATTTCAATTATAATTGTAGGTGGGCTTCATATCTACGTAGAAACGATGCAGTGGGTCAAAGAGTCTTGTCTGCACGCCTTATGTTGGATCGATTGCATGTCCAGGATGTGAGTCATTTAGTTTTTTCTCTTACTTGGAATAGtgtagattttattttatgcgTTGACAGAAATGTCCTATTTTAAAACAGTTTGTGTGGGAGCCATATTCATGTGCCGAGGTTGCTTCTATTATTCATCCGGAGATACTAGTTGACCAGCACCGTAGGTTATGGACGGCCATCACTAGCCTGATATATTTTGCTGCGATTGAGTGGCATCAGGTGGATCGGATGCTTCCTCAGTTCGGCAGTGTTCAGCATGTTCCTCAGCCAGCTCTGAACATAGATTGGTTACATGCCAAGGATGGCAGGGGTGGAGACCGATGATTCCCTAGATATTATCGAGAGTGGCATGAGCATTGGGAGAACCGGCTTTATTCAGTCATACCAGCCCAACGAGCCGTTGACCCCGGTCCATCAGCTGAGTACTTGGACTGGTGGTGTCGTGTGGCCCACAGATTCCTCTCCCCAAATGTTGCATTTCAGGATCCGAGGCCTATTGTTTTGACCGAGGAGGCTCTTCACAGAGGGTCGTCCCAGGCCCCCCAGGGTGCACGTTTACGACAGACCAGATAATAGGCGTGTCGATCGGCGACGCCGTATAGGCACCCGTACCACGGATTGAGAGTGGAGATGGTTGGTCGATCGTTTGGATGAGGACTAACCAGTTCCTGGTGTTGGTGATGCGGTCAATCATCGTGTCCCTCGTCGTAGAGCCAAACAACAACCTGGTCCGGATGGTGGTGCACGTTCACGTGGTCGAGGACCTACGGTTGAGGATGAGGGTACTTAGCACGGTGTTCCTAATGATGTAGGTGGTTCATCTACAGGGATGGATCAGCCCACGTACGATGTCGGCAGTAGCTCTCAGATGTTTGGGAGTTTCGAGCCACAGGCATTTGCTGACTTTACCACCGCTACTGTCGGGATGGACATAGATGACCCTGTTAGTCAGTCAGAGTTCTTTAGGGATATAGCAGACATGCTCAGGGCCAACGATGCCACCCATTATAGACCATAGATGCCTAAGGTTCATCCCCATGTTACTGATCAGCAGCCACCTACTACTGATGTTCAGCCGCAGTTGCCCGTTGACCTGAACGAGCCTGCAGCTTCTCCTTACGAGCCATGGATCACGTTGGGTGGGACACCAGCTTCAGCATTCAGTGCCGTTCCCCGAGAGACAGCAGCAGCAGAGGCAGACCAGAGACCTAGGAGGGTGAGGCGCCCTCCTTTGTGTGGCACCGGAGGTCACCTTCTTGGTCAGTTTGACGATGATGACAGTGATACCATTGAGGATTTTGACTAGTTATGTTTTTTATTCCCATGTTGTTTTGTGTTCTTAGTATGATGTTTAGGGTGAAATGTTTTAGGTGTTCTGTGAAATATTATCTAcgatttatttaatatttatatacctATCATACTGTATGGTTACGACGGTGTGTGTGACAATTATTTATGATATTTATATCTATGACAATTActgatgtaaaaaaaaaacggaGTTAACATTATCAATTTAGTTCACTAAACAAACATTTTCACATTCATTTTAGGATCCAACCTTACATAACTTATATCATGAGTAACTTAAACAACTTAAACAATAAAGACAACAATCTCAACTTTATAACATCTAAGAACCCCCTCCAGCATGATGCAGTCGCTGGTCACAGCTCCGCCTCGTATGCCCAGGCTGACGGCATAGTCCACATCGCTTCGGCAGGTTATCCGCAGTCCGATCCATACTACCACGGATCCTGGTTGCCTTCGGACGACCTTCCTTTGCACGCCTCATGTTAGGATCGGGAATGACGGTTGGGCCAGCATAGGGGGGCCATAGCCCTTCTGGGATAGGAAGAACAAAACCCAGCTTGTAAACCTGGAACACCTCACTCATACGATACACCTTGTGAACATATGACGCCCAATTAAGGCGCGAGTAGGCACAACAAGCTATAGCGTGGCAGCAGGGATAGTGGAGCGCCTGAAAGTGGCCACAATCGCAGGTTTGGTCCTTAAGGGAAACTCTGTAGCTACCCAGCGAAAAGTTCCCAGTCGGTGTTGTCTCAGCCACAGTGTACTCGCTTTGATGCCTGTCGTATAACGTCACTGTGAAACACCTTGATTCTCTAATGTTCCTTTCTATAGCCTTAACCAAAGCCTGACAAAACTCTTGCCCGGATCCGAGTTGTGCCTCCgctgttggtgcacgaaattgtgatcactacttttcacaactcaaataatccccggtgatgaaaccaaaaacttggtgttcaataccatggcataaacacaacttcgcacaactaaccagcaagtgtactgggtcgtccaagtaataaaccttacgcgagtaagggtcgatcccacagagattgttggtatgaagcaagctatggtcaccttgtaaatctcagtcaggcaaactcaaatgggtatggtgataaacgcataaaacataaagataaagatagagatacttatgtaattcattggtaggaacttcagataagcgtatgaagatgccttcccttccgtctctctgctttcccactgtcttcatccaatccttcttactcctttccatggcaagcttaagcaagggtttcaccgttgtcagtggctacctcccatcctctcagtgNNNNNNNNNNNNNNNNNNNNNNNNNNNNNNNNNNNNNNNNNNNNNNNNNNNNNNNNNNNNNNNNNNNNNNNNNNNNNNNNNNNNNNNNNNNNNNNNNNNNNNNNNNNNNNNNNNNNNNNNNNNNNNNNNNNNNNNNNNNNNNNNNNNNNNNNNNNNNNNNNNNNNNNNNNNNNNNNNNNNNNNNNNNNNNNNNNNNNNNNNNNNNNNNNNNNNNNNNNNNNNNNNNNNNNNNNNNNNNNNNNNNNNNNNNNNNNNNNNNNNNNNNNNNNNNNNNNNNNNNNNNNNNNNNNNNNNNNNNNNNNNNNNNNNNNNNNNNNNNNNNNNNNNNNNNNNNNNNNNNNNNNNNNNNNNNNNNNNNNNNNNNNNNNNNNNNNNNNNNNNNNNNNNNNNNNNNNNNNNNNNNNNNNNNNNNNNNNNNNNNNNNNNNNNNNNNNNNNNNNNNNNNNNNNNNNNNNNNNNNNNNNNNNNNNNNNNNNNNNNNNNNNNNNNNNNNNNNNNNNNNNNNNNNNNNNNNNNNNNNNNNNNNNNNNNNNNNNNNNNNNNNNNNNNNNNNNNNNNNNNNNNNNNNNNNNNNtttgggccatcaaatcttgggcaaagtatggactatcatatattgctggaaagtccaggatgtctactttccaacgccgttgagagcgcgccaattgggcttctgtagctccagaaaatccacttcgagtgcagggaggtcagaatccaacagcatctgcagtccttttcagtctctgaatcagatttttgctcaggtccctcaatttcacccagaaaatacctgaaatcacagaaaaacatacaaactcatagtaaagtccagaaaagtgaattttaactaaaaactaataaaaatatactaaaaactaactagatcatactaaaaacatactaaaaacaatgccaaaaagcgtataaattatccgctcatcagctgtCTGTCCACGGATAATGAATAGCTCTGCAAGCCTCCCGTACGTTGACTTAACCAACGATGTCACCGAGAGGTTGCGAGTTCCCTTTAACACGGAGTTCACACATTCACTAATGTTGGTTGTCATGTGCCCGAACCGTCTACCACTATCCTCGTGTTGTGTCCACTTGTCGTATTCCATCCGATTGGCCCAGTCACACATTGCCGGATTCTCAGACCGCATGATGtcaaaccaataataaaactctGCTTCAGTTTTTGCATATGCAGCATTGACCAACATCCTCCTTGCATCCTTACCTTTAAAGGTAAGGGCAAAATTCGCAGCCACATGACGAATGCAGTAGGCACGAAAGGCATGTGGAGGCAGCCATCCAGTCTCAGGTGCCTCAAGTGCTGACTTGATGCCATTATGCCTATCAGAGATAACAAGGATGCCCTCCTGTGGCGTCACATGCGATCGTAGGTTGGACAAGAAGAATGACCATGATTCTGCATTTTCTCCCTCAACAAGGGTGAATGCGATGGGAAGGATGTTCGAGTTCCCATCTTGCACTATGGCCAATAGCAGCGTCCCTCCATACTTGCCATACAAGTGGGTGCCATCAATACTGACGAGGGGCTTACAATGCCGAAATGCCTCGATACACAGTGGAAATGTCTAGAAAAGTCGATGAAAGTACACCGTAGACTCATCAACCTCACCCCCAACACGAATAGGAGAGGTCTTCAGAACAGTAACTGCCCCAGCCATGGTAGACTGTACCCCTAGCATCCAACTTGGCAACTCCGCATATGATTCTTCCCAATCTCCATATATTTGTGCCACTGCCTTCTGTTTGGCCAGCCAAACCTTCCTGTAACTAGGCCTGAAACCGTAGTCTGCTTCTGTAGCTTGTTGCAATACCTTTACCGTAACTGCAGCATCTGTCCTAACCAACGGAAGAATCCTCGCACAAATAACGTGGTAATCCAGCTGACGGTGATCACTCGATATAGATGTAGCCAAGCAGGTGTGTGGGCAGTTGTACTTCCGAACCTCCCAAGTGCCCTTGCGTGCACGGAGCGCTACGCGAATCAACCAAGTGCAACCCTTGCCAAACTCCTTGCATTTTCCATGATATTTCAGATGATCTGATTCAATGACTCTGTACTCAACACCTCGACGGATGTTGTAGTCCTTCACACTCAGCACAGCCACTTCTTTATTTTGGAATTACTGCCCAATCTGAAATTCCGTAGAAGAGCCACCAACTGTGGGACCACCATCCGCCGCCTGTTCACCCAGAGCCTCCAAGTTTAAAGTCGAGAAGTGTGGAGGGTATTGCTGAGTGCCAGAACTTGAAGCCCCAGGCTGTGTAGGTGGATTGGCAGTTGTGTCATCATCACTGTCCCCAATGATATCTACAGGCTCCTGGTCAGACTCATCATCATACATTGCGTTCTCTACTCGATCAGGTTCCCCAAACCCTTGCACATCAGGAATCAAGCCTCCACCAGTGCCCACCTCATATGCCTGCCCACGGAGCCCTGGATCCTGCAAAGGTGCAGAACCAACAGCCTCCGTTTGATCTAAATCAGCCGCGAATGATGGGGATGCCACTAGCGGAACAGACGGTGCTATCACAGGCATCGAACAAGACGCACATCCTACGCCACTTGAGTTATGAAATGGAGCTGATGCCCTAGAACTATCCACCCCAACATCCAACTTTGCGAGTAACTCGTGTGTTCTGACCTCTGGAAAACTTCTGACACAATGGAACAGAACCCTAATGTCTTCATCAGCCGCTAGCACAAAGGTGTCATACTGAACCCGGGTCGAGACAACTGCAATGGGAATCTTGTAGAATAACTTCTTCACAAACTTGCTACCAGAAATCCCAAGCTTCTGTAAAATGCTGTTCTTTAGATCTGACAACGTGCTTGTTGAACTGATGAAAACACTCACCGGTTCTCtatcagtgaacttcacaccatatcttttgcttttttgaatttttccagAGCAATGCACTAGAACAAGAACACTCTCCTCCTCACTTGCCATTATGATAATGATCTCTCTCATGCACCTGAATCTCaccaacatatatatagatcTTCACTCCTCATAAACCGCTGTAGGCTACAGGGGTTTATGTAAATTCCCATTCCTTCATAAACCATTGTTGGTAGCAAGGTTTTATGAAGACTTTCATGCAATCATAAACCGTGGTAGCCACCCACGGTTTATGCTCATTTTCTTCAAAACAGAAACCGTCCCTGCCAGCCACGGTTTATGTTCAAATAGTAAACCGTGGTTGGCTCCCACGATTTATATAATAATCGAATTTGCACAACCACGTAACATATTTCTGTTTTGCATATTTGGGTAAAGGATtcattgattttatttaaatatgtcaTTTGCCCTAAAAATTAAGTATCATCATATTAAAAATCCatgttaaaaaatagaaaactcaAAATTGATAGGTTCGGATATTGGTAAGTTTATTAAATTGCTTTAAGTAATACTACGGTAAGTAAATATCATTTCTATGAGAATTAACGAATTGAATCAAGTAATGTCTAATTGAATATCTAATTAGATCAATCAAACATTAGCAATAAGATGATTGTGAAGCTTGAAGTAGAAgcaaagaataatgaaaaagattGTATTTGTGAATGAATAAATACTTATTAGTAACTTTGGAGAAGTAATAAGAGAATGAGATGTTAAAGTATTGGGAGATGTTTAACTCTTAGACAAAGTAATACTTAAGTTTTTCTACTTTGACTCATGCAAAAATCTTTTCACATTAAATCATTTGTAATCAAATTCCAATTCCTTAACAATTCAATTTTTCTTAACTTAATTAAtcaccaattccttggtcaactAATTAAAAGAAGAGGTTATGCATTGTTTCGATTTAAAGCTACACAACTTTCAAAATACTATTCCTAATCAAGTTAAAAATCATGAGAAAGAGTTTCAAgctaattttgatattaaattttttaaaataataatagaatccaagacaaaattagaatattttCCAATACTTCTAACCATTACAAATGAAAAATGAGACTCAatcttaaaaaagtaaaaaaatatgaatcaaaataaaaaaatacttattcatgatagaaaagaaaacaacctAAAACTAATGAGGTGTTGGATGGATCTAATTATTCTTCGATCCTCTCTGTGAATCttgttcacttatttatattctaacttCCTaacttttgaaatttgaaaactaATCTTATCTTCTTGTCTCCgaagaataaaataagaacttattcaaattcaaaacaataattcaaatataatataaactaAATCATAACAaccaaatcttatttttctagaaaagttaattttaactaataatttaaatcttaaatcttCGGTTGAATTTAGAGCTTCCAGGGAGTGAACTATGGACTTGGCACTGGGCTTGATCCACTAGCGTTGGGCTTTGATGAATTCTAGACCAATGAAAGATGAAAAATTACTAGGAGCCAGACTCTAGGATTGGGTGTTGGGTACTCAGTACTTTGGAGTTGGGTGGCATTGGGCACCACTTCTATGAGTTAGGCGTTGCGTGCCGATGCCTAGTGATGGGCGCCTATTCTTGGCGTTGGCCTTTTCAAGCCTGGCGCTAGCTCTGTGTTTCTTCCCTAGGAGTGTATTTgtgttttcttgttcttttatcccgattatttgaaaataaatcctaaaaaatacaattattcTAAACTAACTCCAAACATAtgattagttataaaaactTCACTAAAAACATAAGAACTTTGATTTAAACCTAAGAAAACTATTCAAAAAGAAacctaaaaataactaaagttGTCTAggcatcataacaccaaacttaaaatttttcttgtcttcaagcaaaaagaagaGTAAGCAAAGTTTAtcttaataaaaagaaatgacGAGTTTGTAAATTCAAGTCCAAGTAAAAGTGGGGTTTACAATAATCTCCATGATTATATGCAGACTTCTCTTATCTTGATGAGCCTTGCTTACTTTGGAATCAAGAATATTAAAAAACTCAGTTCTGGATTGTATTATGAGTATCTTCTTAGAATTGTGTGACCTTTGAAGCAGTTACTTAATAATTTAGCCAGAAAAAGATGCTTAAAGTctttgactctaagtgttttgtctcaaggcaGCTCTTAGTAAGTTTTTATCGATAATCCCATTCCAGTTGGCCCAAGTTATAGGATGATAAAGCACCCCTCAGATCTAATTACCACCTCTTCTCGACACAAtcaacaccacaagcacatAACTAGGACTTCATTCATCCAGACATAGATGCCCAGAGCCTCTTTGGACTATAAATGCTTAGTCCCAAGGCAACTCTTAATATGGACTTTCAATCGATAATCCCGGGCTAATGACCGAAGTTATTGGGCGATGATGCACCCTTCGAATTTACTTGCCCATGTCTCCTTGAAACACAAGCATCACAGGCACATAACTTGGCTCTAGTCATTAGTGCTCAGAGCCTTATTgtctttggattttttttatcttttcatactttttttaaatacttcAAGAAATTAGATGTTGGATTCTTATAATATGTCTCCAAAACTTTGTTTCTGGAGATTCTATCTCCTTTTTCTCAAAATCCATTCAAATACCTTAGGTCCATAAAATAAAACCATTGTTTTCAGAACCACC is part of the Arachis duranensis cultivar V14167 chromosome 1, aradu.V14167.gnm2.J7QH, whole genome shotgun sequence genome and encodes:
- the LOC107481570 gene encoding uncharacterized protein LOC107481570, whose product is MASEEESVLVLVHCSGKIQKSKRYGVKFTDREPVSVFISSTSTLSDLKNSILQKLGISGSKFVKKLFYKIPIAVVSTRVQYDTFVLAADEDIRVLFHCVRSFPEVRTHELLAKLDVGVDSSRASAPFHNSSGVGCASCSMPVIAPSVPLVASPSFAADLDQTEAVGSAPLQDPGLRGQAYEVGTGGGLIPDVQGFGEPDRVENAMYDDESDQEPVDIIGDSDDDTTANPPTQPGASSSGTQQYPPHFSTLNLEALGEQAADGGPTDYNIRRGVEYRVIESDHLKYHGKCKEFGKGCTWLIRVALRARKGTWEVRKYNCPHTCLATSISSDHRQLDYHVICARILPLVRTDAAVTVKVLQQATEADYGFRPSYRKVWLAKQKAVAQIYGDWEESYAELPSWMLGVQSTMAGAVTVLKTSPIRVGGEVDESTPLVSIDGTHLYGKYGGTLLLAIVQDGNSNILPIAFTLVEGENAESWSFFLSNLRSHVTPQEGILVISDRHNGIKSALEAPETGWLPPHAFRAYCIRHVAANFALTFKGKDARRMLVNAAYAKTEAEFYYWFDIMRSENPAMCDWANRMEYDKWTQHEDSGRRFGHMTTNISECVNSVLKGTRNLSVTSLVKSTHQSEYTVAETTPTGNFSLGSYRVSLKDQTCDCGHFQALHYPCCHAIACCAYSRLNWASYVHKVYRMSEVFQVYKLGFVLPIPEGLWPPYAGPTVIPDPNMRRAKEGRPKATRIRGSMDRTADNLPKRCGLCRQPGHTRRSCDQRLHHAGGGS